The Sphingopyxis sp. CCNWLW2 genome contains the following window.
CCGCGGCACCAAGGCGGGCGGCTTCGACATCCGTTCGAACTCGTTGCCGGGATCGACCACGGTAGCGAAGCCCGGCGCGTTCATGTTCGAGGATGAAAGCGCCGACAATTTCGAGGCGGGGCTGAAATACAAGGGGCGCAATGTCGCGTTCAACCTGTCGCTCTATCGCACCAAGTACAAGGATCTGCAGGTCAACATCTTCGACGGCACGCTCAATTTCAACGTCCGCAACGCTGCCGCCGCGACGACACAGGGGGTCGAGGCCGATTTTCGCGCTGCGATCGCCGACGGGCTGACGATCAGCGGCGCGGTCGCCTATCTCGACTTCAAATTCACCAACTTCACCGACGGCCAGTGCTTCTATTTGCAGGTGCCGGGGCCGAACGGCTTCTGCGACTATTCGGGGAAGCGCAACGCGCTCAGCCCCAAATGGTCGGGCAACCTCAATCTCGACTATACGACGCCGGTGACGAGCGATTTGAAGGTCGCGTTCAACGTCAACGCCGACTTCTCCTCCTCCTATATCGCCGCGGCGAACCTCGATCCGCGCACGCATCAGGATGGATATGTGAAGCTCGGCGCGCGGCTCGGGCTGGCGCAGGTCGACGATCGCTGGGAGGTGGCGCTGATCGGGCGCAACCTCACCAACCAGCGCATCCTGCAGACCGGAAGCGCGATGCCGCTGGCGACGACGATCACGCGCGGCGCGGGCAACGCCTATAACGGCATCGTCGACCGTCCGCGCACGATCGCGGTGCAGCTGACCGGGCGCTTTTGATGGCGGGCGGGAGGGCGGAGGCTCCGCCCTCCCCCTCCCGGCGCGCGCCTTGTCGATGCACCCGTCCTGGTTTAGGGGCATGGCGACGCAAGGGATGGCTTTGGCTTGAAACACGACCGCACGATCAGGGCCTGTTCGATCTGGCGCGCGCTGGAGGTGGTCGGCGACGTTCCCGTCCTGCTTATCATGGAACAGGCGTTTCTGGGTGTGCATGGCTTTGACGAATTCGTCGCGCGCACGGGGCTTGCCCGCTCGGTGGTCAACGGCCGCCTCAAAAAACTGGTCGAGGAAGATTGCCTGTCCAAACGGCCCAAAAAGGGCGGACGCGGTTTCCACTATATGCTCACCCCAAAGGGGCGCGACCAGTTTCCCAACGCGCTGATGATGCTGCGCTGGCAGCACAAATGGGAAGCGGCGAGCCGCGATTTCCAGGTCCGGCTCTACCACGCCACCTGTGGCAGCGCGACCGAACCGGTCCCGGTCTGCAATTGCTGCCGCGCCGAAATCGACCCACGCGACGTCGCGTGGCGCGAGGGGCCGGGCCTGGTCCAGGTCACCCCCGCCTATGAACGCCGCCGCTTCTGCGGGGATGTCGGCGGCCGCCGGCCCGGAGGACGCCCGCTGGTCGACACGATGATCGAATTGTTCGGCGACCGCTGGGCAACCCTGGTCGTCCGCGCGATGTTCACCCGCATCAACCGTTTCGACGAGATTCAGCGCGATACGCTGATGGCCACAAACATCCTGACCGGCCGCCTGGATCGCCTCGTCAAACAGGGCATTTTGTACGCCGTGCCCTATTCGGCGCATGCGGACCGCTTTGACTACCGCCTCACCGAGAAGGGCCGCGACCTCTACCCCGTGATCCTCGCGCTCCTGCAATGGGGCGACCGCTGGTTTTCCGACGAGCGCGGGCCGCCGGTCCTTTTAACCCACACCCCCTGCGGCAATGATCTCAAGATGGTCGTTGCGTGCAGCCATTGCGGCGACGAGCTTGCCCTGGGCAACAGCTCATTCGAAATTCAGGCGACCGGGCATCGCGCAAGCGGAGAATGTTAAGCCAGGGACAGGCCTCATCATTTGTCAGCCGGGTCCATCGGGACCGACAAGATCGAGCCTGTCCGAGCATGGATCGTTTCCAGACCGCGCCGCGCCATCGGGGGCGAAGTCCATAACCTCGCCGCCACGAAAGCGGGGCCAGGCGGCGAGGCCAGGCCCATTCGGATCACCGGTTTTCACGAAGTTGACGACATAAGCGCTGATGGTCCGGGCGATCGCCCTGTCCCAGGCGGTCGTCGCCGGGCCATATTTGGTCGCGACCGCATCCGGAAAATAGGGGATCTCGCTCGCGTGCGCCACACCCTTCGACCCCGCGCGCACCGGCTCGGCGACATAGGAAAAGCGATAGCAATAGGCGGGCTGCGCGGCCTCGGCGGCGCGTCCGGCGACATAGCGCGCCGGCTCGATCATGAACCTGTCGCCGCCAACCTTGAGCGCCACGTCGAAAAAGCTGCCGTCGCCCGCAGGATTAGATATCGCTCTCGC
Protein-coding sequences here:
- a CDS encoding carboxylesterase family protein → MSGLNLASLFAPPSGAPTWSGPFTDGRRQTASVEAMFDRGFQAKVPVMIGATSADIGFVAAKSKEEIFAGFGANAAKARAISNPAGDGSFFDVALKVGGDRFMIEPARYVAGRAAEAAQPAYCYRFSYVAEPVRAGSKGVAHASEIPYFPDAVATKYGPATTAWDRAIARTISAYVVNFVKTGDPNGPGLAAWPRFRGGEVMDFAPDGAARSGNDPCSDRLDLVGPDGPG
- a CDS encoding winged helix-turn-helix transcriptional regulator, which translates into the protein MKHDRTIRACSIWRALEVVGDVPVLLIMEQAFLGVHGFDEFVARTGLARSVVNGRLKKLVEEDCLSKRPKKGGRGFHYMLTPKGRDQFPNALMMLRWQHKWEAASRDFQVRLYHATCGSATEPVPVCNCCRAEIDPRDVAWREGPGLVQVTPAYERRRFCGDVGGRRPGGRPLVDTMIELFGDRWATLVVRAMFTRINRFDEIQRDTLMATNILTGRLDRLVKQGILYAVPYSAHADRFDYRLTEKGRDLYPVILALLQWGDRWFSDERGPPVLLTHTPCGNDLKMVVACSHCGDELALGNSSFEIQATGHRASGEC